A portion of the Syntrophaceae bacterium genome contains these proteins:
- a CDS encoding L,D-transpeptidase family protein, translating to MTPARLCCRLPLPLLIVLVALTAGSALAQTPSEDIRKSLEKAVRSGAVKKAVCPGATYCNPGLVAYFYQKRKFEPAWTREGIPLPAADTLARAIRSADAEGLQPKDYHLERIDASLGELRQILARNERPDAARVVALEFLLTDAYLVYAAHLLNGRVNPETLHADEWTIYPTRFNLARYLQTALEGDGFEESLRRLLPAQPGYGRLKTALVVYRAIAERGGWPAVPGDGRLEKGMKSERVAALRARLKVTGDMPAEADGTGDLFDDAVEEAVKHFQRRHGLYDDGIVGARTLKALNVPAASRVRQIELNLERWRWLPQNLGNPYILVNIAGYGLEVVENEAPVLTMRIVVGTAFQKTPVFSGKMTYIEMNPYWNVPHSIATEETLEKIRKDPNFFAKENMKVFRAGPNGEMVDPATVDWAALSASNFPYRLRQEPGPRNPLGRIKFMFPNKHSVYLHDTSDPHLFRRERRGFSHGCIRIEKPMELAEFVMRGSKEWPKERIAAVLKTRETTVANLPKPIPVHILYFTAWGNGDGTVHFLEDIYRRDERLDRALQQKAKPRPGP from the coding sequence ATGACCCCCGCACGACTGTGTTGCCGTTTGCCCCTGCCGCTGCTCATCGTCCTCGTCGCCCTCACGGCCGGCAGCGCCCTTGCCCAGACCCCGTCCGAGGACATCCGCAAGAGCCTCGAGAAGGCCGTCCGGTCCGGCGCCGTCAAGAAGGCCGTCTGCCCCGGCGCGACCTACTGCAACCCCGGGTTGGTCGCCTACTTCTACCAGAAGAGAAAATTCGAGCCCGCCTGGACGCGGGAGGGCATTCCGCTGCCCGCAGCCGACACCCTGGCCCGTGCCATCCGTTCGGCCGATGCCGAAGGCCTTCAGCCGAAGGACTATCACCTCGAGCGCATCGACGCGTCGCTCGGCGAGCTCCGGCAGATCCTTGCACGGAACGAGAGGCCCGATGCGGCCCGCGTTGTCGCCCTGGAGTTCCTCCTGACCGATGCCTACCTGGTCTACGCCGCCCACCTGCTCAACGGCCGCGTCAATCCCGAGACGCTTCACGCCGACGAGTGGACGATTTACCCCACGCGCTTCAACCTGGCCCGTTATCTCCAGACGGCCCTGGAGGGCGACGGGTTCGAGGAAAGCCTCCGGCGGCTGCTGCCGGCCCAGCCGGGGTACGGGCGGCTCAAGACGGCGCTGGTCGTCTACCGGGCGATCGCGGAGAGGGGCGGCTGGCCCGCCGTCCCGGGCGACGGCAGGCTCGAGAAGGGCATGAAGAGCGAGCGGGTTGCCGCGCTGCGCGCGCGCCTCAAGGTCACCGGCGACATGCCGGCGGAGGCCGACGGGACCGGTGATCTCTTCGACGACGCCGTCGAGGAGGCGGTCAAGCACTTCCAGCGGCGCCACGGGCTTTACGACGACGGCATCGTCGGCGCCAGGACCCTGAAGGCCCTCAACGTGCCGGCGGCAAGCCGCGTCCGCCAGATCGAGCTGAACCTCGAGCGCTGGCGCTGGCTGCCCCAGAACCTCGGCAACCCGTACATCCTCGTCAACATCGCGGGCTACGGCCTCGAAGTCGTGGAGAACGAGGCGCCGGTTTTGACGATGAGGATCGTCGTGGGCACGGCGTTCCAGAAAACGCCCGTTTTCAGCGGCAAGATGACCTACATCGAGATGAACCCCTACTGGAACGTCCCCCACAGCATCGCCACGGAGGAGACCCTCGAGAAAATCCGGAAGGACCCGAACTTCTTCGCCAAGGAGAACATGAAAGTGTTCAGGGCGGGTCCGAACGGGGAGATGGTCGACCCGGCCACCGTCGACTGGGCGGCGCTTTCGGCGAGCAACTTCCCCTACCGCCTGCGCCAGGAGCCGGGCCCCCGCAACCCCCTGGGGCGCATCAAGTTCATGTTCCCCAACAAGCACAGTGTCTACCTGCACGACACCTCCGATCCGCACCTGTTCCGCCGGGAAAGGCGCGGGTTCAGCCACGGCTGCATCCGGATCGAGAAGCCCATGGAACTGGCGGAGTTCGTCATGCGGGGAAGCAAGGAGTGGCCGAAGGAAAGGATCGCGGCGGTGCTCAAGACGAGGGAAACGACGGTGGCCAACCTGCCGAAGCC
- the phrB gene encoding deoxyribodipyrimidine photo-lyase has protein sequence MIHPARIQPLNRRSIQDGRYVLYWMQASQRVECNHALEYAVGEANGRHLPVVVVFGLTDRFPEANLRHYTFMLEGLEEVREGLRARGIRFVLLHRPPERAAVDLAAEAALVVTDRGYLRIQRQWRSHVAANAPCAVVQVESDVVVPAETASPKEEYTAGTLRPKLHRVLKGYLAPLGERPVRKDSLSLRLDVDAQEDYAALARSLKVDRTVPPVVSLRGGTAAARARLETFIAGKLRHYGDRRNDPGLDYASGLSPYLHFGQISPLAVALRVCAEKTVPAAARDAFLEELIVRRELAVNFTLYNERYDEYASLPDWARKTLAAHARDRREYLYDEGQWERAETHDPYWNAAQREMVLTGRMHNYMRMYWGKKILEWSRSPEEAFRTALRLNNKYELDGRDPNSFAGVAWCFGKHDRAWPERKVFGKIRYMNDAGLRRKFDMPAYLEKVAALERGR, from the coding sequence ATGATCCATCCCGCGCGCATCCAGCCCCTGAACCGACGGAGCATCCAGGACGGACGGTACGTCCTGTACTGGATGCAGGCCTCCCAGAGGGTCGAGTGCAACCATGCCCTCGAGTACGCCGTCGGCGAGGCCAACGGGCGCCATCTTCCCGTTGTGGTTGTCTTCGGCCTCACGGACCGATTCCCCGAGGCCAACCTGAGGCACTACACCTTCATGCTCGAGGGGCTCGAGGAGGTGCGGGAGGGTCTCCGCGCCAGGGGCATCCGCTTCGTGCTCCTGCACCGCCCGCCCGAACGGGCCGCCGTGGATCTGGCCGCCGAGGCGGCCCTCGTCGTCACCGACCGCGGCTACCTGCGCATCCAGCGGCAGTGGCGCAGCCACGTCGCGGCCAATGCGCCCTGCGCCGTCGTGCAGGTGGAATCCGATGTCGTCGTGCCCGCGGAGACGGCCTCGCCGAAGGAGGAGTACACGGCGGGCACCCTGAGGCCCAAGCTGCACAGGGTCCTCAAGGGGTATCTGGCACCGCTCGGAGAGAGGCCGGTCCGGAAGGATTCGCTTTCCCTTCGGCTCGACGTCGACGCGCAGGAGGATTATGCAGCGCTGGCCCGCTCGTTGAAGGTCGACCGCACGGTGCCCCCCGTCGTCTCGCTGCGCGGGGGCACGGCTGCGGCCCGCGCCCGCCTGGAGACCTTCATCGCCGGGAAGCTCCGCCACTACGGAGACCGGCGCAACGACCCGGGCCTCGACTATGCATCCGGCCTCAGTCCCTACCTGCATTTCGGCCAGATATCGCCCCTGGCCGTCGCCCTGCGCGTCTGTGCAGAGAAGACCGTGCCCGCCGCTGCGCGCGACGCGTTCCTCGAGGAGCTCATCGTGCGCCGCGAGCTGGCCGTCAACTTCACCCTCTACAACGAGCGTTACGACGAGTACGCAAGCCTCCCCGACTGGGCGAGAAAGACGCTGGCCGCCCATGCGCGCGACCGCCGGGAATACCTCTACGACGAGGGGCAGTGGGAGCGTGCGGAAACGCACGACCCCTACTGGAACGCCGCGCAGCGCGAGATGGTCCTGACGGGCAGGATGCACAACTACATGCGGATGTACTGGGGGAAAAAGATCCTCGAGTGGAGCCGGAGCCCGGAGGAGGCCTTCCGCACGGCCCTGCGGCTCAACAACAAGTACGAGCTGGACGGGCGGGACCCCAACAGCTTCGCCGGGGTGGCGTGGTGCTTCGGCAAGCACGACCGGGCCTGGCCCGAGCGGAAGGTCTTCGGCAAGATCCGCTACATGAACGACGCGGGGCTCAGGCGCAAGTTCGACATGCCGGCCTACCTGGAAAAGGTGGCCGCCCTCGAGAGGGGCCGCTGA
- a CDS encoding cryptochrome/photolyase family protein produces the protein MRRRRTSARGPDSSPVRNLVLVLGDQLDRRSSAFDGFDAGLDAVWMAEAAGEADYVPSHKARIVLFLSAMRHFREALEAEGVRVHYRRLEEPENRGTLALELQAACRDLRPRRLVIVEPGEWRVLEDIRAAAKKAGADLEIRQDRHFLATHEDFDRFAGGKKQLRMEFFYRGMRRKTGLLMAGEKPEGGRWNYDADNRGAFPKEGPGKVPAPVSFLPDSITREVIELVENRFAAHPGSLRHFDWPVTPGQAGKALRDFVENRLFLFGPYQDALWTGQPWLYHSRLSSSMNLKLLDPREAVQAAAEAYGRRRAALASAEGFIRQIIGWREYVRGVYWRYMPDYIGMNALGASLPLPSFYWTAQTEMQCLREVIGQTLEYGYAHHIQRLMVTGLFALMLGVAPREVHRWYLAVYVDAVEWVELPNTLGMSQFADGGIMASKPYAATGKYIDRMSNYCRQCRYDPARTDGGSACPFSVLYWDFLLRNRDRLARNPRMGLQLRNADRLAPAEARAIRRRADALRDAIDFREYRP, from the coding sequence GTGAGAAGACGACGTACCTCCGCTAGGGGGCCGGACTCGAGTCCGGTCCGCAACCTCGTGCTCGTCCTGGGTGACCAGCTCGACCGGCGCTCGTCGGCCTTCGACGGCTTCGATGCGGGGCTGGATGCCGTCTGGATGGCCGAGGCGGCAGGCGAGGCCGATTACGTGCCGTCCCACAAGGCCCGGATCGTGCTTTTCCTCTCCGCCATGCGCCACTTCCGCGAGGCCCTCGAAGCCGAGGGGGTGCGCGTGCACTACCGCCGCCTCGAGGAGCCGGAAAACCGCGGCACCCTCGCGCTTGAACTCCAGGCTGCCTGCCGGGACCTCAGGCCGCGCAGGCTCGTCATCGTCGAGCCGGGCGAGTGGCGGGTGCTCGAGGACATCAGGGCCGCGGCGAAAAAGGCCGGGGCCGACCTCGAGATCCGGCAGGACCGGCACTTCCTCGCCACCCATGAGGATTTCGACCGTTTCGCCGGGGGCAAAAAGCAGCTCCGGATGGAGTTTTTCTACCGCGGGATGCGGCGCAAAACGGGGCTCCTGATGGCGGGGGAGAAACCCGAGGGCGGCCGGTGGAATTACGACGCCGACAACCGCGGGGCCTTCCCGAAGGAAGGGCCGGGCAAGGTCCCCGCACCGGTGTCCTTCCTGCCCGACTCGATCACCCGCGAGGTCATCGAACTGGTGGAGAATCGCTTTGCCGCTCACCCGGGGAGCCTGCGGCACTTCGACTGGCCCGTCACCCCGGGGCAAGCCGGCAAGGCCCTGAGGGACTTTGTCGAAAACCGTCTTTTTCTCTTCGGGCCCTATCAGGACGCCCTGTGGACCGGCCAGCCCTGGCTCTACCACTCGCGGCTCTCCTCGTCGATGAACCTGAAACTGCTCGACCCCCGCGAGGCGGTGCAGGCCGCCGCCGAGGCGTACGGGAGGCGCCGCGCCGCGCTTGCCTCTGCCGAGGGGTTCATCCGCCAGATCATCGGCTGGCGGGAGTATGTCCGGGGGGTTTACTGGCGCTACATGCCCGATTACATCGGCATGAATGCCCTGGGGGCGTCGCTGCCCTTGCCGTCGTTTTACTGGACGGCGCAGACCGAGATGCAGTGCCTGCGCGAGGTGATCGGCCAGACGCTGGAGTACGGCTACGCCCACCACATCCAGCGGCTCATGGTGACGGGGCTCTTCGCCCTCATGCTGGGGGTTGCGCCCCGGGAGGTCCACCGATGGTATCTCGCGGTCTACGTCGATGCCGTCGAGTGGGTCGAGCTGCCCAACACGCTCGGCATGTCCCAGTTCGCCGACGGCGGCATCATGGCCTCCAAGCCCTATGCCGCCACGGGCAAGTACATCGACCGGATGAGCAACTACTGCAGGCAATGCCGATACGACCCCGCGCGGACGGACGGCGGGTCGGCCTGCCCCTTCTCCGTCCTCTATTGGGATTTTCTCCTCCGAAACCGGGACCGCCTCGCCCGCAATCCCCGCATGGGTCTTCAGCTCCGCAACGCCGACCGTCTTGCGCCGGCCGAGGCCAGGGCCATCCGGCGAAGGGCGGACGCCCTGCGGGACGCAATCGACTTCCGGGAGTATCGCCCATGA
- a CDS encoding nitroreductase: MDVFEAIRARRSCRKFQPDPVSDADIEKILEAGNWAPSPANQQPWEFVVISSPGIKERILAESEVCKKKLFERSGWKWLEKFPIDFVREAPVIIAVVGDPKKSGADMFLDEGTGRGYLEGCSAAVQNMMLAAHALGLGTLWFSLYEAGAVRQILGLDPGKDPVALLCVGKPASVAASKRKDFREKTTYLR, encoded by the coding sequence ATGGACGTATTCGAGGCCATCAGGGCACGGAGAAGCTGCCGGAAGTTTCAGCCCGATCCGGTGAGCGACGCGGACATCGAGAAGATTCTAGAGGCAGGCAACTGGGCACCGTCGCCCGCCAACCAGCAGCCCTGGGAGTTCGTCGTCATCTCGAGCCCCGGCATCAAGGAGAGGATCCTCGCCGAGAGCGAGGTATGCAAGAAAAAGCTCTTCGAGCGCAGCGGGTGGAAGTGGCTGGAAAAATTCCCCATCGACTTCGTCAGGGAGGCGCCCGTCATCATCGCAGTCGTGGGCGACCCGAAAAAAAGCGGCGCCGACATGTTCCTCGACGAGGGTACCGGCCGGGGATACCTGGAGGGCTGCTCGGCGGCCGTCCAGAACATGATGCTGGCGGCCCACGCCCTGGGGCTGGGAACCCTGTGGTTCAGTCTATACGAAGCGGGGGCTGTGCGGCAGATCCTCGGGCTCGACCCCGGCAAGGACCCCGTCGCCCTTCTGTGCGTCGGCAAGCCCGCGTCCGTGGCCGCGTCGAAGCGAAAGGACTTCCGTGAGAAGACGACGTACCTCCGCTAG
- a CDS encoding alpha/beta fold hydrolase gives MTSKGPDPKRITVTAAVLERDGRVLIARRKRGDRMADKWEFPGGKLEEGETLENCLRREMREEFGIDVAVGPLVGRSRHAYPHGEVDLTAYRVTHLSGDFQLHDHEEIRWVCPADLMTYDFSAADIPIAGILARQGGGVPADGSPSEQFLPIGGLQLRILEQGRGRGRPLLLLHGTGDNAHTWDLLAPALAGTFRVLVLDQRGHGKSGWAVPPAYRCEDYLQDLSAVIGLLGLEGLILLGHSMGALHATLYAALNPEKVAALIHVDIEPFPPEWNRKYLLGLYKKLPDSYAQPGDFTDEIAKNAPYARPETLQHLAARSLVLRSGRWYRTYDREILARFDRYDLRGHLGRIRCPALVIRGSESRVLGREAAEQMVQALPAGELAEIPRATHPVHLDNPEAFRDAVTGFLARHGLL, from the coding sequence ATGACTTCGAAAGGACCTGACCCCAAGAGGATAACGGTCACGGCAGCCGTACTGGAAAGAGACGGGAGGGTTCTCATCGCCCGGCGGAAGCGAGGGGACCGCATGGCCGACAAGTGGGAATTCCCGGGGGGCAAACTCGAGGAGGGCGAGACCCTAGAGAATTGCCTGCGGCGGGAGATGCGGGAGGAATTCGGGATCGATGTCGCCGTGGGTCCCCTCGTGGGTCGAAGCCGCCATGCATACCCGCATGGCGAGGTCGACCTCACGGCTTACCGGGTCACCCATCTCTCGGGGGATTTTCAGCTCCATGACCACGAGGAGATCCGATGGGTCTGCCCGGCTGACCTGATGACGTATGATTTTTCCGCGGCCGACATCCCGATCGCGGGCATTCTGGCGAGACAGGGGGGCGGGGTGCCTGCCGACGGTTCTCCGTCCGAACAGTTCCTGCCGATCGGCGGCCTGCAGCTTCGAATCCTGGAACAGGGCCGTGGCCGCGGCAGACCCCTGCTCCTTCTCCACGGCACCGGGGACAACGCCCACACGTGGGATCTGCTGGCGCCTGCCCTGGCCGGGACATTCAGGGTCCTGGTCCTCGATCAGCGCGGGCACGGCAAGAGCGGCTGGGCCGTTCCGCCCGCATACCGATGCGAGGATTATCTGCAGGATCTATCGGCCGTGATCGGCCTGCTCGGTCTCGAGGGCCTGATCCTGCTGGGTCACTCCATGGGAGCCCTGCACGCTACCCTCTACGCAGCCCTCAACCCCGAAAAGGTGGCGGCCCTCATCCACGTGGACATCGAGCCCTTCCCCCCGGAGTGGAACCGCAAATATCTCCTTGGGTTGTACAAGAAGCTGCCCGACTCCTACGCGCAGCCCGGGGATTTCACGGACGAGATCGCGAAGAACGCCCCATACGCGCGGCCTGAAACCTTGCAGCACCTTGCAGCCCGGTCCCTGGTCCTTCGCAGCGGCCGATGGTACAGGACCTACGACCGCGAGATCCTGGCCCGGTTTGACCGATACGACCTGCGCGGCCATCTTGGTCGAATCCGCTGCCCTGCACTCGTCATCCGCGGGTCGGAAAGCCGTGTCCTCGGGCGCGAGGCCGCCGAGCAGATGGTCCAGGCCCTGCCGGCGGGCGAGCTGGCCGAGATCCCGAGGGCCACCCACCCGGTACACCTCGATAACCCGGAGGCGTTCCGGGATGCGGTCACGGGGTTTTTGGCGCGGCATGGGCTTCTGTGA
- a CDS encoding VUT family protein codes for MKKWVWGLLYLLSILLGNAFVIWFGIVTVAGLSFPAGVVWIGLTFSFRDFVQRYWGDWATWGWMIVASAITLFFNYEIAMASMAAFFVSESLDWFFFRVLKRSFATRIVWSNLVSCPADSLVFVLLAFGPVWPAIIGQAIIKYISGLMVLPFILARQPSPAAPSA; via the coding sequence ATGAAGAAGTGGGTGTGGGGTCTTCTATACCTCCTGAGCATCCTGTTGGGCAATGCCTTCGTCATCTGGTTCGGCATCGTGACCGTAGCTGGTCTCTCCTTCCCGGCCGGGGTGGTGTGGATCGGACTTACCTTTTCATTTCGGGACTTTGTCCAGCGATACTGGGGTGACTGGGCCACCTGGGGTTGGATGATCGTCGCCTCGGCCATCACTCTTTTTTTCAATTACGAGATCGCCATGGCCTCCATGGCCGCCTTCTTCGTTTCAGAGAGCCTTGATTGGTTCTTTTTCCGCGTCCTGAAACGGTCATTCGCCACCCGGATCGTATGGTCCAATCTCGTTTCCTGCCCGGCGGACTCCCTCGTGTTTGTCCTGCTCGCCTTCGGGCCCGTTTGGCCCGCGATCATCGGGCAGGCGATAATCAAATATATTTCAGGGCTTATGGTTCTTCCGTTTATCCTGGCCCGCCAACCGTCCCCTGCCGCCCCCTCGGCCTGA
- a CDS encoding 2-oxoacid ferredoxin oxidoreductase (catalyzes the coenzyme A-dependent decarboxylation of 2-oxoacids, such as pyruvate and 2-oxoglutarate), whose protein sequence is MKQDIAWCPGCGNFPIRAALEKVLKELPVPAKNIVLTSGIGQAAKMPHYLPYSYFNGLHGRSLPLAVGIKLARPDLTVIAVSGDGCHYGEGGNHFIHTIRRRLDITILVCDNKVYGLTKGQSSPTTDLGMKNALDPQGNLNTPFSPLVTALAAGAPFVARTFAGDAQHMEQVLRESILFRGPSVVDILQPCVSFNKVNTYAWYRERLYKLEEPPRDRQEAMRLAEIWGERIPIGVFWRDGQFVCREIRETFRRPVTEAAVAKLLDTKCIMMR, encoded by the coding sequence ATGAAACAGGACATCGCCTGGTGCCCGGGCTGCGGGAATTTCCCGATCCGGGCCGCCCTCGAGAAGGTCCTCAAGGAGCTGCCGGTCCCGGCAAAAAACATCGTATTAACCTCGGGGATCGGACAGGCGGCTAAGATGCCGCATTACCTGCCCTACAGCTATTTCAACGGCCTCCACGGCCGGTCGCTGCCCCTTGCCGTGGGCATCAAGCTGGCCCGGCCCGATCTCACGGTCATCGCCGTCTCGGGCGACGGCTGTCACTACGGCGAAGGCGGGAATCACTTCATCCACACGATCCGGCGGCGGTTGGACATCACGATCCTGGTCTGCGACAACAAGGTCTACGGCCTCACGAAAGGCCAGAGCTCCCCGACGACGGACCTGGGGATGAAGAATGCGCTCGACCCCCAAGGCAACCTCAACACCCCATTCAGCCCCCTCGTGACGGCTCTCGCTGCCGGGGCCCCCTTCGTGGCCAGAACCTTCGCAGGCGACGCGCAGCACATGGAGCAGGTCCTGCGCGAGTCGATCCTCTTCAGGGGCCCCTCTGTTGTCGACATCCTCCAGCCCTGCGTCAGCTTCAACAAGGTGAACACGTACGCCTGGTATCGCGAGCGGCTCTACAAGCTCGAGGAGCCGCCGCGGGACCGGCAGGAGGCGATGCGGTTGGCGGAAATCTGGGGGGAGCGCATCCCCATCGGCGTTTTCTGGCGCGACGGCCAATTCGTCTGCCGGGAGATCAGGGAGACGTTCCGCAGGCCCGTCACGGAGGCAGCCGTGGCCAAGCTCCTGGACACGAAGTGCATCATGATGCGTTAG
- a CDS encoding 2-oxoacid:acceptor oxidoreductase subunit alpha, with product MEFNVLIGGEAGQGMFSVELELSETLSRLGYPFFATKNYMSRIRGGHNYHMIRVADRPVHALSGKPWDLVIAMDSAETERRHRPSLAADGIFLGADRVGQIEAEARETFRDPTASSTILAGLILACIGAEPSASRPLAPDESAARALAKGGEFAARWGLAARRVITPRPGDRCKLDGNQAIALGALMGGCQFVAGYPMTPATSIMHYFASVASEIPVHFEQAEDEIAALNMALGASYAGLRSMVATSGGGFALMTEAVSLAGMTETPVVVIDAQRPGPATGLPTRTEQGDLNFVLHAGHGEFPRVIFAPGSIEEAISLTRRAFDVADRWQIPVFILTDQYLADSVQVMEGRVPTKMLRRDYPVFEAGYRRYAITDTGVSPLTYPGLSEARVEVDSDEHTEDGKITEDLDLRVRMVDKRLRKLEGLRKEAVMPSRAGDRRAPTVLVSWGSNRQIVEEAVEALRAEGIAVSSVHFGQVYPLTAPMARGLARKRLICIENNATGQFGQLLRRELGLKVAHRILKYSGECFTVAELVERVRKILG from the coding sequence ATGGAATTCAATGTGCTCATCGGCGGGGAGGCCGGCCAGGGGATGTTCTCCGTGGAGCTGGAGCTCTCGGAGACCCTCTCCCGCCTGGGGTATCCTTTCTTCGCAACAAAGAACTACATGTCTAGGATCCGGGGAGGACACAACTACCACATGATCCGCGTGGCCGACCGGCCCGTTCATGCCCTGAGCGGCAAGCCCTGGGATCTGGTCATCGCGATGGACAGCGCGGAGACGGAGCGCAGGCACAGGCCCTCCCTGGCGGCAGACGGAATCTTTCTCGGCGCGGACCGGGTCGGTCAGATCGAAGCGGAGGCCCGGGAAACATTTCGGGACCCCACGGCCTCGAGCACCATCCTCGCAGGCCTGATCCTCGCCTGCATCGGCGCCGAACCCTCTGCATCGCGGCCGCTCGCGCCCGACGAGTCAGCCGCCAGGGCCCTTGCGAAGGGCGGGGAGTTTGCCGCCCGCTGGGGGCTGGCGGCCCGCAGGGTCATCACCCCGAGGCCCGGGGACCGCTGCAAGCTCGACGGGAACCAGGCCATTGCCCTCGGGGCGCTCATGGGAGGCTGCCAGTTCGTGGCCGGATACCCCATGACGCCCGCCACGTCGATCATGCACTATTTCGCCTCCGTTGCATCGGAAATCCCCGTCCACTTCGAGCAGGCCGAAGACGAGATCGCGGCGCTGAACATGGCCCTGGGGGCCTCTTACGCGGGACTGCGGTCCATGGTGGCCACCTCGGGCGGGGGCTTTGCACTCATGACGGAGGCCGTATCGCTTGCCGGCATGACGGAAACGCCGGTCGTCGTCATCGACGCCCAGCGGCCGGGGCCGGCGACCGGCCTGCCGACGAGAACCGAGCAGGGGGACCTGAACTTCGTCCTGCACGCCGGTCACGGGGAATTCCCGCGCGTGATCTTCGCGCCCGGCTCGATCGAGGAGGCCATCTCGCTGACCCGGAGGGCCTTCGATGTGGCGGACCGCTGGCAGATCCCCGTGTTCATCCTGACGGATCAGTACCTCGCCGACTCCGTCCAGGTCATGGAGGGGCGTGTACCGACGAAGATGCTCAGGCGTGACTACCCTGTCTTCGAGGCTGGCTACCGGCGCTATGCCATCACGGACACCGGGGTGTCGCCGCTGACCTACCCCGGCCTCTCCGAGGCCCGCGTCGAGGTGGACTCCGACGAGCACACGGAAGACGGCAAGATCACGGAGGACCTCGACCTGAGGGTCCGCATGGTCGACAAGCGGCTTCGAAAACTGGAAGGGCTGCGCAAGGAGGCCGTCATGCCCTCGCGCGCAGGCGACCGCAGGGCGCCCACCGTGCTCGTCTCGTGGGGTTCGAACCGTCAGATCGTCGAAGAGGCGGTCGAGGCCCTGCGGGCCGAGGGGATCGCCGTGTCATCGGTGCATTTCGGCCAGGTCTACCCGCTCACGGCCCCGATGGCGCGGGGGCTTGCCCGCAAGCGCCTGATCTGCATCGAGAACAACGCCACAGGGCAATTCGGGCAACTGCTCCGGCGGGAGCTCGGCCTGAAAGTTGCCCACCGGATCCTGAAATACAGTGGAGAGTGCTTCACCGTGGCCGAGCTGGTCGAACGGGTCAGGAAAATCCTCGGTTGA
- a CDS encoding 4Fe-4S dicluster domain-containing protein — protein MGHIVNPDREYRLLQQRLDRNVTGAPDSPHFMQILKILFSPEDAAIARQIPTRFITVERLARKLGMETARLDDWVTAMAQRGLVIDIGRGRRRLVSLAPVVIGFFEYTFMRTDDKLPLKELARLFDAYMHGDDRFARSVFTADTQIGRSLVREEALPEGDHTEILDWERATWLIESATAASVSICACRHKASHLDKACDRPQENCIALNTGAEILVKNGFARPVSTAEALRILEHSKEQGLAQTGDNVQKGAAYICNCCGCCCEMMKAVRVMGLRNAVVTSNWTVEIDESKCRGCGKCAKLCPVELIDMVPAPSETGEKPRKKARHEGEFCLGCGVCYTGCKTGAIRMKPRARRVFTPETAFDKIITMAIERGKLAHLVFEGHEHWGWRAFGRIAAALESTPPARALMAIGPLRSAFFEAVVRRAKSPL, from the coding sequence ATGGGACACATCGTCAACCCCGACCGCGAATACCGCCTGCTGCAGCAGCGCCTCGATCGCAACGTGACGGGCGCCCCGGATTCGCCCCACTTCATGCAGATCCTCAAGATCCTCTTCTCGCCCGAGGACGCCGCGATCGCCCGTCAGATCCCCACGCGCTTCATCACCGTGGAGAGGCTCGCGAGGAAGCTGGGCATGGAGACGGCCCGCCTGGATGACTGGGTCACCGCGATGGCCCAGAGGGGACTCGTGATCGACATCGGCCGGGGCAGGCGCCGCTTGGTGTCGCTCGCCCCCGTCGTCATCGGTTTCTTCGAATACACCTTCATGCGCACCGACGACAAGCTTCCCCTCAAGGAGCTTGCCCGGCTCTTCGACGCCTACATGCACGGCGACGACCGCTTCGCCCGGTCGGTTTTCACGGCCGATACCCAGATCGGACGCTCGCTGGTCCGCGAGGAGGCCCTGCCCGAGGGGGACCACACGGAAATCCTCGACTGGGAGCGGGCGACGTGGCTCATCGAGTCGGCCACGGCGGCCTCCGTCTCGATCTGCGCCTGCCGGCACAAGGCTTCCCACCTCGACAAGGCCTGCGACAGGCCGCAGGAGAACTGCATCGCCCTCAACACGGGCGCCGAGATCCTTGTGAAAAACGGGTTTGCCAGGCCCGTCTCGACGGCGGAGGCCTTGAGGATTCTCGAGCACAGCAAGGAGCAGGGCCTCGCCCAGACGGGTGACAACGTGCAGAAGGGCGCAGCCTATATCTGCAACTGCTGCGGCTGCTGCTGCGAGATGATGAAGGCCGTGCGCGTCATGGGCCTGCGAAACGCCGTCGTCACATCGAACTGGACCGTCGAGATCGACGAGTCGAAATGCAGGGGCTGCGGCAAGTGCGCCAAGCTCTGCCCCGTGGAGCTGATCGACATGGTCCCCGCCCCATCCGAGACGGGTGAAAAGCCCCGCAAGAAGGCGCGTCACGAGGGGGAGTTCTGCCTCGGCTGCGGCGTCTGCTACACGGGGTGCAAGACCGGCGCGATCCGAATGAAGCCGCGGGCCAGACGGGTATTCACCCCGGAGACGGCCTTCGACAAGATCATCACCATGGCCATCGAGCGCGGAAAGCTCGCCCATCTCGTCTTCGAAGGCCACGAGCACTGGGGCTGGCGGGCCTTCGGGCGGATCGCCGCCGCGCTGGAGAGCACGCCGCCCGCCCGGGCCCTGATGGCCATCGGACCGCTGCGATCGGCCTTTTTCGAAGCCGTGGTCCGCAGGGCCAAATCCCCACTCTGA